The genomic segment GTGATAGGCAGTTCAACGGCAAAACCACGCATTGGGTTACGAATTGTCCTGTTCAGATTGAATAGTCGCTAATACGGGGCGAGCACGCGTAATTTACTACTGATCCTGCAGCCAGGCAGTTGACTGCGCAGAGCCCAGCTCGACCAAGTCGCCCATCAGCAGAGTGATATCGACGAGATGGAGACCCCATCCCGGAAAAATCGTGAATTCACCATTAAAATCGTCGGCTCGGGGATCGCTTGCATCACCGTTAGCCGTTGCCTGCAGATAACTGATGCCGTTCTCGTCCAATATGCACCGCCCGCTGATGAAATCCGGCATGCTATAAAATGGCGTCGTAATCGGTGGAGCCGATGCCGGGTCCGCGTACGGTCCGTCGACCCTCTCGGCAATGAGTGATCCGATGACACCGGGCAGTCCCCCGGCCGGAAAATAATTTCTAAAGCTGGCCTGGCCACCTGCCAGAGCCGCTGGGTTAGTGCAAACAGCGGTTAAACCATTGCTGGGAGTACCAAATACGGCAAGCCCCGCAGTGAGCTCCGGATCAGACTCACGATAGATCGAATAGTTGATAACACAGCCTGTTTGATCGGCCATGCGACAAACTGACACCTGCTGAAAATCTCCACCGATATCCGCTCCCTCCGGTGTCCGCACCGCCGACCCTATCAAATGAGCCGAGATAAGGTGTTTCAGCAGATATTCGTCCCGTTCGACGGTGTCCGCTACGAGACGCCTGAGATGACCCGCGCCCTGGGAGTGGCCGATCAGAATAACGCCCCGTCCATTATTTTCATTACCCATATAATGTTTAAAGCTGTCCAACACATCTGCGTAGGCGACTGCCCCCGCCTCAGCGAAAGTGCCATCCACAATCGCAGCAAGGGTAGCCTGGCGATATACAGGCGCGAACATACGACAGAATCGTGAGTACCGCGCTGCCTGATTGAGAGTAGTAAATATTTCTTCCGGCCCCTGTTCCAGATCAGAATTAGTGTCTGGATCTCCGCTAACCGTAGGATAGACGTAAAAACAATCCACCTCAGGATTAGCCGTACGATTATGCAGCTCAATCTCGGTTGATCCATCCGCAAAGACGCGGGTCGTATCGAGATTGCTCGCACAAACGTTGTCTGAATCAGAGAGCGCTGGATGGCACAACCAGTTTGCCGTATCGCCGTAGAGCGCGCTGGAAAACCCCGCGTAAGGATTGGAGGGCGCCTGATCTACCCTCTGTTCATTATCGTCGCTATCGCTGCAAGCGGCCAGCAAGACGCTCAAAATGAGAAAAGAACCAATCAGAATGCGATCCATGTTAGGGCGCTCAAGTTGCAGTTGACGTGGCTTTATTCTCTGACGTTATTGACACCTTTGTCCATTCAATTATTTTTGTCAGAGCAACGGCCGATTGTCTTTCGTTCTGGCAAGGCATATCGTCGTAGCGGAGTACTTAACAGTCGGCTATCCTTGCACAATCCGACGGCACTGAGCGATTCGGTGCGCGCGGCTAACTAAACGCAACTGGAGCAGCGCCATGAGCACCAAGGACATCATTTACCGCAGCTGCCCGACCTGTGAGGCCAGTTGCGGACTCACGCTGGAGGTCGATCGCGACAGAGGAGACATTCTGTCGATCAAAGGTGATGCAGAAGACACACGCTCCAACGGCTATGTCTGCGCAAAGTCTCAGGCGTTCGCTCATATCCACAGCGATCCCGAGCGCCTGCGACGCCCGGTCAAGCGAATCGGTGACGACTGGATAGAAGTCGAGTGGGACGAGGCACTAACAGATATCGCGGCCCGTCTAAAGGACATTCGCGAGCTGCACGGAAAAGACGCTATCGCAATGTATTACGGCAATCCGAACGGTCACAATTTTCATACGCAAATCTACACCCAACTTTTTATACAAATGTTGGACACAGAACGCTTCTTTTCTGCCGGCAGCGTTGACCAGCAACCCAAGAATTTAAGTAGTGATCTGCTGTACGGCAATCCATGGTTGTTTCCCGTGCCGGATCTTACACGCACAGATTTCTTTGTGTGTATGGGCGGTAACCCGCTGGTGTCGCAGGGGTCATTGTTGGGCGCACCGGATGCGGCCGCGCATCTGGCTGACATTCGCAAGCGCGGCGGGAAAGTAGTCGTGCTTGACCCACGCCACACGGAAACAGCACAAGCCGCCGACCAGCATCTTTTCATTCGTCCAGGAACAGACGCTCTACTTCTGTTTGCCTGGGTCAATCAGCTATTCGTTCAGGGGCTTGTCGCTATTGGTCCACTGGGCGATTGCGTTGACGGACTGGAGAGATTGGAAGCACTGGCCAGACCTTTCACTCCCGAGGCAATAGCCGAAAGGACCGGTATCAAGCCGGCTGACCTGCTCGCACTGGTTGCTGATTTTAACGCCGCCGACAGCCCATCTTTATACGGACGCATCGGACTGTGTACACAAGCCTTCGGCACACTGGCGAGCTGGCTGATCGACGTAGTCAACCTGTTACAGGGTAGGCTTGATGCCGAAGGAGGCGCCATGTTCGCGCGCCCAGCCACGGGTCAGAACGAAAATACCGGCGAGCCGGCAGAGCTGATGCACGGCCGCTGGCACTCGCGCGCGCGAGGCTTACCCGAGTATATGAGCATGCTGCCCGCATCCTGCATGGCAGAAGAATTGGAATGCTCAGGTGAGGACGCGGTGCATGCGCTTATCACCGTTGCGGGCAATCCAGTGCTCAGCGTGCCCAATGGAAAGCGCATAGACGCCGCGCTGGACAACGTTGGCTTCGTGGTGGCTCTGGATATCTATATCAACGAGACCACCCGCCACGCGGACTATATCCTGCCATCGACGACACAGCTCGAGCACAGCAACTACGACTTCCTGTTTTCGGCATTTGCCCAACGTAACTTCGCACGGTATTCGCCGCGTGTGTTCAAGCCAGCACCCGGCAGCCTCGACCAGTACGCTATTTTCGTCGAACTACTGTCTAGAATGAACGGCCTGCAGGCAAGCGAACTGAATGAAATGCTATTCGAGGGCATGCTCGAGACCGTGCTCAAGGCACCTGCTCTGGAACACGTCGATGCGAGCGCCGTTCGTGAAGCGACGGCACACCATCACAATGGTGAGCGCCTCCTGGACATTCTGCTGCGTATTGGACCCTACGGTGACCGCTTTGGAGAAGCGCGGGACGGGCTGACCCTGGATAAGGTCATGGCCAGCCCTCATGGTATCGACCTGGGTCCGCTGCAAGCGGGCGTACTGCCAGACATGCTGCGCACCAAGGGAGGCCGCATATCATTGCTGCACCCGCTTCTGGAGGCTGACATTGTGCGCTTGCACGACAGCCTGAGCTTTAAAGTGCCGGAGCTTGTGCTGATTGGCCGTCGTCACATCCGCGACATGAACTCGTGGTTACACAACCTGAGCAACTATGCCCGCGGCAAAAATCGCTGCACGCTGATGATCAATCCGGCTGATGCGCGCGCGAGAAATCTGATGGACGGCGGCGAGGCCAAAATTGGCTCCACGGTTGGGGAACTCATCGTACCGGTAGAGTTTAACGATGGCTTGATGCCGGGCGTGGTCAGCTTGCCACATGGCTTCGGACACCGCTATCGCGGCACGCGCCAGTCTGTCGCAACGGACATGCTGCCTGGCGTCAGCGCCAATGACCTCATCGACGATCAGGCACTGGATATTCCCTCGGGCACCAGTGTAGTTAATGGCGTTCCCGTTTCGGTTACTGCTATTAACTCAGTCTGAGGAGGCTGCATTATGATCAAGGTCATTCAGTGGACCAGCGGCGGTGTGGCACGCGAAACTACCCGGGCCATCCTCTCTCATCCCAACCTCGCGTTGATCGGTATGTACGCATATTCCGAAGCAAAGGCGGGCTGCGATGCCGGTGAACTCGTCGGTCTTGCTCCCCTTGGCATCAACGCTACTGCTGATATCGATCAACTTATCGGACTTAAGCCAGACGTGGTCAGCTATAACCCGCTTTACCCCGATATCGACCAGCTCTGTCAGCTGTTATCCGCCGGCATCAATATCGTAACCACCTGCAATTTTATGACGGGTTGGGGCCTGGACTACCAAGCCAACCGTTACGGACGCAATGCACGACAACGATTGCAAGGTGCTGCTCTCGTTGGCGGCGCTTCAATGTTTGGTACCGGCATCAACCCGGGCCATATCAATTACCAGGCCTGCGTGATGTCGTCAGTTTGCTCCGAAATCGAACACCTGCGCATTACCGAGGCAGTGCCGGACATCACACCGTTCCTTGGCGATCCCAATATCGCCGCATTCGGGTACGGCCAGCCGCTCGACACCCCGGGCCTGGAATCGCGCCAGAAAGAAGAGTCGGCAGTATTCGGTGACGCTCTCGAGGTTATGGCCAGCCTGCTGGATATCGAGCTTGACGAGATCCGATGCCGCTGCGAGGTCGCACCGGCCTCAGAGGACTTTGACACACCCGGCGGAGTCATCGCACGCGGCACGGTCGCCGGTGTGCGCCTTCGCTGGGAGGGCTGTGTCAGCGGAGAGCCAGTATTGGAGAACCAGCAGCTTTGGGTCTGCGGAAGGTTCGTCGAAGGGATCGGGGACTGGCAGGGCGCGGACAAGCATGGCTACATTATCGATATTCGTGGCGATCCCAATGTGCACAGCGTAATGCTGCCCATACCACGACAAGACAGCAGCAAAATGACACTGGCCGAGCGACATGCGCTTGGTATGCGTATTACTGGGCTGCCGTCAATCAATGCCATACCACACGTTTGTGCAGCGGCTCCGGGCATTCGCACGTATAAGGATATACCGCCTGTCGTTGCCGGCGGTCGACTGTTTGTCAAAACCTGAAGGGAAATCCAGGCAGTTTTCCGTCCGGGGCGTTAAGCGCCCAGCAACTGCGGCGCAAGAGAGGCATAGCGAAAATGACTGAGAAAAAAAAGGTTATCACCGTTACCGGGGCCACCGGTTTCGTCGGCAGGCATGTCGTAGAGCGACTGTTGGAAAATCCTGATCTTAAGGTCAGAGCATTGGTTCACTCGCGCGAAGGTGCCCTCGGGCTCCAGCCATTTGCCAATAGAATCACCTGTATTGAGGGCGATATCACAAAACGGGAAAGCCTTGCCAAGGCTTTTCAGGGTGCTTGGGGGGTGATCAATATTGCCGGTTACCGCGAATTCTGGAGTGCTAATAATGCGCGGTTCTATGAGATCAACCAACAGGGCGCGCTCAACGTGTTCGAGTCCTGCCTCACAGAACATGTCGAAAAAGTTGTGCAGGTCAGTACGCCACTAGCCTGGGGGGTGCCAGAAAAAATTCCATTCAACGAGGATAGCGCTCCAGGCAGCCATCCTAGTAATTATGCTCGCAGCAAGCACCTCGGTGACGAAGCGGGTTGGCGTTTGCATCGAAAGCGGAACCTGCCTCTCAGCGCTGTGCACCTCGCCGCCGTCATAGGCGCCGGTGATGATAAGGAAACCATGGAAGTGCGTCGCGCGGTTGAAGGTGATTTACCGGCACTGGTGGGCGCCAACACTACCTACACTTACGTATACGTGCGCGACGCAGCAGAAGCCATCGTTCGCGCTCTGTTACATGAAAACAGTATTGGCCGCAAATACTTGATCGGAAACGAGCGAGCCACGACGCGAGAGTATTTCAAGATGATAGGCCGCATTGCCGAGGTGCGAATACCCGATCGTAATATACCGGAAGCCTGGTTATTCCCGATCGCCAAGGGAATGGAGGCACTGTCCAGACTAACAAAACGCCGGCCACTCCTCCCTCTGGATGTCCTGAAAACTACTGCGGCTGGATCTCTGTTATTCGATGCCAGCCGCTCGGTTGAAGAGCTACAAATGACTTATACGTCTTTGGAGACTGCTCTGGCTGAGGCGATTGAAGATATTCGTCGCCCCACCTAGTGACCCATAACGCGTCGTCAGCGATTCCAATCGGGCGAATAAACCAGCGACTTACGGGCATTAACAGTCGACTAAGCCGCAGCGCCTGGAGTGCTGACCCCTCCCTCGATTCGCGCCGACGACTCAGGCCGCTTGCCGCGACGCCAATGCGGTTTTCCCCTCGTTACTCCGCATCTCCTCGTAGCTCGGCGGATCGCCCAACCCTAACTCAGCGCGCACTTCTAGCAATGGTCGAGATAGCAAGGCCTCCCAATCCACCCCAGGCAACCAGGCGGCTTTCGCACCTCTTCGATAACCCTGCCTGATCATTTTTCGAGCACCGGGAAAGCGTCCTCCACGCAACCAGGCCATGGCAACGATAAGGCCGATGCCGCGGTCACGTAACTGCGCGTAGGTGAAGGCGAGCAGGCACGCCTCTCCAACCAAATCTCTGTTATAACCAGTCGCCACATGCCACAGGTCATGCATATCACGCACACGCACTCCGAATCTTAGGCGGTCTACTTCACCGGGGTCTTGCGGACGACTCCCTGACTCGCTCGCTCCAACCAGACCGTCCGCGCTGATTTTTTCGCTGCTCATGAATTCTGAATAGGTCTTACCCAGTGATGCAGGTGGCATTCGCTCCAACCTGTCACGGTCCCGCAATACAGTGAGAATATCGCGCTCCTCCTGGAGAATTTTTTTGCCTGTAGGCGTACTGCGGAAGCGCTCAAACGCCCTGTTACGACTATTGCCTGACAACGCGCTAATAATGACAAACACTTCTTCAGTCTTGTCCGGGTCAGCAATGAGCTTGCGCAATGCCCGCAGCGCGACCAGCGGCCTTATCGGATTATTAAAAGGGTCTTTCTTGTTCATATTTCACCTTTGCGTTCTCACTGGCAGACTTTGTTCTGGTTTAGCACAAAAACCTCAGCTCTTACGCCCCGACAACATTTTTTCTGCTCGACTCTCAAGGCGCTTCTTTTTTCTCAAGAACTCAAAACCATCGTCCTCGCCCGGTGCAGCGTCTATCTCACCTGCCGAAAACTTTTTCTTACGCCGCGAATCCACCGCGGAGATTTTTCCCTGCGGTCGAGTGAGCGTCATCACAAGATACGCCGTGACTGCGACAACAAGCGCTGACCACTTCACCACGAAAGACACTATCAATAGAGCGTCATTCCCTGAAAGTTCAACGTAACCTAAATATTCCGCGTGTAACACGTGCACAAGGATTACCACTAACGACAGGGCCAACATGCCCCGCCAGCGCGGCCGCAGCCAGAGCAGGAATGAACTGATCAGCGTAACTTTCAAAAGCTGATTAAGCATAGACCCGCTGCCGCTGCCCTAGCTCAAACCGAGAACAATGAGCGCCGCGACTACCGCAGACTGTTTCAGACTACCCTTCACTTTTTGCTCCTCATCCTGGACGATGACCTCCAGTTCACTCTCACTAAAATCCTTGATGTTTCTGTGCGACAGAGCGATCCGGGCCTTTGCCTGTGTAATTGCCTTCTCACGAATCCTCGACTGGTAGCGCCCTACCACTCCGTCCTTGATTGCACCTAGCTTTTTTATCATCAGGCCACTTTCTCGCTTAATTCAACGCAACACTTACCCACACCGCAGCTCGTTTGAAGATTCTTGCCCTTATTCTAAACATCAAGCCCCTGCATCTCTGCACAGTATACGCACAATTATCCATGAAGCCCGTTACGCGATGATCGAAACCGTGATCGAAACCGGCAGCGAACGAGTAAGCCCATGTTCTGCATCGAAAAAACGCGTCATCCCGGCGAAAAAAACGCATTCGCATAATAAACTTTGCCAGTAACCGCGTCTTTCTTTTAATCACCGTCAGCCTGCCGTTATTTATTCTGACTGAGAGACTCACAGGAGCCTCTGGGCCAGATTCAGCGCATGGGGTTCCTGGACAGGATAAAAGTCGGTGCCCCCCACTTTAGCGTCTCGTGTTTATACCTCATTTGGGTAACCAAAAACGGCGCCAGCCTTGCCGGTCTTCGCATAGCCTTTACAGACGGCAGACTGAATTGTGCGTCACGCCCTGGCTCACGTAAAACATACACACGTCTGCAGTCCAACAACGCAGGAGAGGCGAAATGCGCACGCCAAGCAACCGGGAAATTATTGTCATTCTGGAAGATGCCTACAAGCAAAATGGCGTTTACCGGCCCTGGGCGGAACCCGCCCTCGCAACACAGACCCATCACTCGCACGACGGAGTGAGTAGCCCGTTCCAGTATGAGCCTCTGGAGTCTGAGTTGAGGGGAGTAGCACCACGCTGAGCCATCACTTGCTTGCACCGACGTCTGCAAGCCCCCGCGCGACGCGCTTCTCAACGGCGTCCCAGAGGCTTTTTTTGCGGGCAATAACGCAAATTCCTGTAAATTTACGCCGTAAGCCCGCCCTAATGTCGCGTTTTAGTGTACTATTTTTAGCGTTCTGCCCTTTTGGCGCTACTACCTGAAATTACATGCTGCCGCAGCCTGAAAGCACCTCATCCGAGCTATGAAAAATTGTCTGGTTGTACTGGGAATGCACCGCAGCGGTACGTCCGCTTTTACCGGTATCCTCGATATTCTCGGATTGAATCTCGGCACAGTAATGCTCGAAACCCAATCGGACAATCCCAAGGGCTTCTTTGAAAATAAATATGTCGTGCAGGCAAACGACTGCATTCTTGACACACTGAATTCTTCCTGGGATGACACACTGCCACTTCCAGCTCGATGGACAGAGCAATTTGAAGAAAGCCAGCTTCAGCTGGATATCCGAGCATTCCTGCGCACAGACCTGGCCAATGACCAGATTTCAGCTCTCAAGGACCCACGCCTGTCTCGCTTGTTACCCTTGTGGATGCCGCTTCTGACTGCGGAGGACGTGGCACCTCATTTCGCGCTGGTTGTAAGGAACCCGCTGGAAATCGCCAATTCGCTAGCGGAACGCAACGGCTTCTCGGTAGAAAAATCACTTGTACTGTGGATGCAGTACATGGTGGATGCAGAGCGCAACACGCGGAAACACCCGAGAGGATTCTTGAGCTACGACGCCTTGCTTCGGGACCCGCAACAGTGTGTCGGGAAAGTTTTTGCAAGCATTGGTTTCGAACTACCCTCTCTTACAGAAGAGAGTAAAAACAAACTCTCTGATTTCCTCGATCAGAAAATGCGACACCATCAGGTGCACGACGAAGCGCTGGCCAGCCAGTGTCCCGCTGTTATCCGAGACTACTACCAACTGCTGTGCAAGATAGCAGATGCGGGCACCACAAACACCGAAGACTTGCTGCAGCTTGACGAGCTGCAGCAGCAGTTCGAAGCCAGTCAGAAACTCTTCTATAACAGCGATCTTTTAAAACTCCGCGACCAGCATCTGGAGACCCAGTCACCGCAATGGTTCAGAGACGAATTGCGCGAGATACGGGCGGATTTTGAGACCGATAAAGTGTTTCGCGAGTACCGCTATATTGCCAATACCGATGCCCTCTATAAGGAGCGAGAGCTGCAGCTGGATGTCAGCCAGTTTATTAGCACTCCCCCCTGGCGCGTATACAAGAAATATCAGGAGACCGTAGAGAAAATCTTACCTGCGGGAACAGCGTTGCGCGGACTACTGCAGCAGGTAAAGCTCGGCCTTGCGGGTTTATCAGGCAAGGCGCGCGAAGATGAGGGGGAAAGATCGAGGAGCGCGCCCGATAGCATCGGGGCCGACGAAGCGGGCCAGCCTGCTACTCCAGAGATTCCCAAGTGGGAACCACTTACCTTTGCCACTTCCGAAGATCCGCAGATCAGCATCATCATTCCGGTCTACAACAACTGGCACTTTACCTACACCTGCCTCAAGTCCGTGCACCAACACACATCAGGTCGTTTTGAAATTATCGTGGTCGACAATAACTCATCCGATGTCACG from the Candidatus Marimicrobium litorale genome contains:
- a CDS encoding DUF3089 domain-containing protein, translating into MDRILIGSFLILSVLLAACSDSDDNEQRVDQAPSNPYAGFSSALYGDTANWLCHPALSDSDNVCASNLDTTRVFADGSTEIELHNRTANPEVDCFYVYPTVSGDPDTNSDLEQGPEEIFTTLNQAARYSRFCRMFAPVYRQATLAAIVDGTFAEAGAVAYADVLDSFKHYMGNENNGRGVILIGHSQGAGHLRRLVADTVERDEYLLKHLISAHLIGSAVRTPEGADIGGDFQQVSVCRMADQTGCVINYSIYRESDPELTAGLAVFGTPSNGLTAVCTNPAALAGGQASFRNYFPAGGLPGVIGSLIAERVDGPYADPASAPPITTPFYSMPDFISGRCILDENGISYLQATANGDASDPRADDFNGEFTIFPGWGLHLVDITLLMGDLVELGSAQSTAWLQDQ
- a CDS encoding molybdopterin-dependent oxidoreductase, with translation MSTKDIIYRSCPTCEASCGLTLEVDRDRGDILSIKGDAEDTRSNGYVCAKSQAFAHIHSDPERLRRPVKRIGDDWIEVEWDEALTDIAARLKDIRELHGKDAIAMYYGNPNGHNFHTQIYTQLFIQMLDTERFFSAGSVDQQPKNLSSDLLYGNPWLFPVPDLTRTDFFVCMGGNPLVSQGSLLGAPDAAAHLADIRKRGGKVVVLDPRHTETAQAADQHLFIRPGTDALLLFAWVNQLFVQGLVAIGPLGDCVDGLERLEALARPFTPEAIAERTGIKPADLLALVADFNAADSPSLYGRIGLCTQAFGTLASWLIDVVNLLQGRLDAEGGAMFARPATGQNENTGEPAELMHGRWHSRARGLPEYMSMLPASCMAEELECSGEDAVHALITVAGNPVLSVPNGKRIDAALDNVGFVVALDIYINETTRHADYILPSTTQLEHSNYDFLFSAFAQRNFARYSPRVFKPAPGSLDQYAIFVELLSRMNGLQASELNEMLFEGMLETVLKAPALEHVDASAVREATAHHHNGERLLDILLRIGPYGDRFGEARDGLTLDKVMASPHGIDLGPLQAGVLPDMLRTKGGRISLLHPLLEADIVRLHDSLSFKVPELVLIGRRHIRDMNSWLHNLSNYARGKNRCTLMINPADARARNLMDGGEAKIGSTVGELIVPVEFNDGLMPGVVSLPHGFGHRYRGTRQSVATDMLPGVSANDLIDDQALDIPSGTSVVNGVPVSVTAINSV
- a CDS encoding NAD-dependent epimerase/dehydratase family protein — protein: MTEKKKVITVTGATGFVGRHVVERLLENPDLKVRALVHSREGALGLQPFANRITCIEGDITKRESLAKAFQGAWGVINIAGYREFWSANNARFYEINQQGALNVFESCLTEHVEKVVQVSTPLAWGVPEKIPFNEDSAPGSHPSNYARSKHLGDEAGWRLHRKRNLPLSAVHLAAVIGAGDDKETMEVRRAVEGDLPALVGANTTYTYVYVRDAAEAIVRALLHENSIGRKYLIGNERATTREYFKMIGRIAEVRIPDRNIPEAWLFPIAKGMEALSRLTKRRPLLPLDVLKTTAAGSLLFDASRSVEELQMTYTSLETALAEAIEDIRRPT
- a CDS encoding Coq4 family protein, whose product is MNKKDPFNNPIRPLVALRALRKLIADPDKTEEVFVIISALSGNSRNRAFERFRSTPTGKKILQEERDILTVLRDRDRLERMPPASLGKTYSEFMSSEKISADGLVGASESGSRPQDPGEVDRLRFGVRVRDMHDLWHVATGYNRDLVGEACLLAFTYAQLRDRGIGLIVAMAWLRGGRFPGARKMIRQGYRRGAKAAWLPGVDWEALLSRPLLEVRAELGLGDPPSYEEMRSNEGKTALASRQAA